The DNA segment AACAATACTAAATGCAAATAATACtaaacatcaatttaaaaatttacaattcagTCAATCATGTGCATTGCACAAGCTAGCATAAAATTTAGTCTTAATAGAAAATGATTATCTAATTGTTGAATATGATTCTCAAACATTTGTGTAAATAGGAGTTGTGCACATGAATCAACTACGGACTCTTTGGGAGAGCATCATTTATGCAAGTTCTCAATGGTGTATtagttgaaataattatttaaactttttatgtaatatagttaataataaataaaacactCAACAAACACTTTAAGTAATATCATATCTCAAAGGGGGGAAATATAATAAACAAGAAAGTAAATCCCGGCAATAACAATTCAATTTTAACGAGATTGTGTATTTCAAAGAAGACAAGGAGAAACAAGATAAGAGAAAGGAACATTTATCTAAAACTAAAAAGTTTATGCTGACTAGTGAGGAACATGACTCTGGTACCTAGATTTGCCACCAATAATGTGCTGACATGAATGGGTACAGGATGCCTATGCATGCAATTTTTATCAGTTACCTATGTATTACTAAAATGTTGTGATATATCTTctgtcttaattttatttttattgaatttttttatctcattcTGATGCCTATCCTTTATCACAGGAAATATACAGCTAGCTAGCACACatacaatatatttattttccgttatattctttttccttttcaaatttaGTAGGTTTTTTTGCCGTTCCACGAAGTAGCTCAAGTCTTTAATTGCTTGAACATGCTAACAGTGTGTGTGCCTGAAAAAATGAGTAAGACTTGGTCGAAGTGGTCCATGCAAAAGCAGCTGTTATTAACAACTATAACTATTAACCACTTCAATTAGTCATTTTGAAGGATTTTCTCCACCATAACATATGATACTAAGAAATCAattcctttttatttctcttgtattaatatttttatagacaATTGTACATGATTTTACTCATTAAAAAATCTACTCTATTCGGgaattaaatttaacaaaaatggCGTAATTTTTAAGTTACTTCAACggcaattaatatataaaagccATCATTTACCCTATGCCATAATTTAGTAgtaagtgaaaagaaaagaaaaattgcatTAGGAAAATTTTAAGAGTTTGAGTTTTCAAGTCGGTCAAAATGACTTGAAGAAAGAAACATGAGAGCAGTCTACATATAGCATAAACTGAATAATTAGaagttacagaaaaagaaattcctaacaaaaaataggtaggaaaagaaaatgaaagaaagaagtgtAGCTAGGTACAAATTAAAAGTACCCGAAGCTCCTCCACCGGAAGTTTCCTAGTCTAGATGAGGTGCGTGTAATCGGGGCCCACGTGCTGATGGATCAAGTAATCCTCACCGTTGGATGATGGCACATCGAACATCATGTTCTGTTGATGCAGTTGGAGAAACTGATGCTGCTGGACCTTCACCATTTCCTTTTGCCGCCGCAGTTCCAGCACCTTGCGGTGCGAATTCGAGTGCTTCGTCAGAACAAACGTTGGGCTCGCCGCGGGCCTGTACTCTGGGACGAGCCGGCCCGACTTGTACCTCACGCCGCACGCATTGCAGAGCgtttttgggcccatgggcccAGTCCGCCACTGCGGGGTCTTGTCCGTGGCGCAATGCAGGCACTTCCGCCCCTCGCTGCCGCCTTCGGCGAAGGCAGCCTCTCTCCTCCGCGGCGTCGCCGGCTTCTTACCGGCGTCGGAGTTAGAAGACGACGACGTGGTGTTGGGAGAGAGGACAACGAGGCGAGAGGTCCAGTTGCATGGGGGCCCACGTGTCCGCTTGCTCCTAGCCTTGCCTCGAACCGACACTTGCGGGTTGAACATAACCGGGTTCGGGTCACGCGTTTCAGACGATGCAGCATCGTTTTGCGCTCTCACACCCGATATCAGCTGCAGCTTCTGCAAATCCTCGCTCGAAAACGATTCCTCCGCGAATTTCGACAGCCACTCCAATTCCGCAAGATCATCATACTACAcacacaattaattaattaattttatcaattaccttcaaaatttgaaattattatcaATTCTTAGTAAATGAGATGAAATTCGGACAGTTGGAAAAAATACGTAATAAGGACAAGGGATTTGTTGTTGTATGTGTTGGACGTGGCATGGCAATTGaggaaattaataattaaaattttggtgGTGGGAGAGTGTGGACGTTACACATAGGCATGACATGAATAGATAGTAGATATTAGAGACACGTGTGTATGTGTATGTACCGGGACGGAGAGGTCACCGGAGAAATGGGCGTCggcggaggaggaggagggcAAATTGGAGTTCTTGGTGGTGCTGTCGAGGGGGGTAACGTTGGGGGAGTCGACGTCGGTGGGGAGGGAGTCGAAGGTGGCGTCGGTGACAGCGGTGGCGTCGTTGTCGTCGTTGGAGAAGTCGAAGAAGTCTTCGACGAGGAAGTGGTCGGCGGTGGCGGCGGAGGGATTGGCGTTGGAGGGTGTGATGTTGGTACCGGAGGGGAATTGGGGGCAGAAGGTGTTCTGGAAAAACTCTTGTGCTtccattttgttgttgttggctgAAGAAGCGAAAACGAAAACGTTACGGGGGAGGGTGAAGTGAGAAAGTATAGGGAGTTGGAGACACAAAGTGTGACAAAGTTGTGGTTTTGAGTGGTGAGAGAGAAAAGCAGAAGAGGGTTTATTTGCGTTTAAAGGGGACAAGCGGACACCTATATTGGAGTATTGGActactctttttttaaaaaaaataataattaattctctctctcttgccaaggtaaaacaaaaataaaaatctccTGTCCTCAAAATAGTAAAGCgtaaaatataaatagtatataAGAGGCTTTAATTGAGTTAAAAGACACTGCAAGAATTTGTGATTCAAGTTACTTTGGTTATTTGgtactccttttctttttcttttgtactTGGTTTTGCAAGTTTCTCTCGTTTTCGTAATGTAGGGTTCTTACCTCCTGGCgttaatcaaacaaaacaaaaaaaatacgatCTATACCGTATGTACCAATGCTTTAAAATGTTACGATATTGGAGTATATATTTTGTTCCAAGGTCTAGTATACGTCAATAGTGACCGTTTCACATGATAAGTCAGCTTCAATAATAGAAGCGAGCAGAGGGAGTCTCGTATTCTTTGATATTTCTCATGATAAATTTTGTTTCTCTATATCAAAATCTAGCTAGGCTGaggtaattcaattttaataatattctctCTGTCTTTTACAACACCATTActttattaaactaaaaacttaatttccaGATACATATTTGGAGCAATGCAATGAAAAATTAGACCCTGGTTCACTGTGCTTATCAGTCAGTAcgagttgtatgtatatatgaAGAAACTGCATAAATGATCGTGAGATGTAACAAGCGCTTGTTTAATTGTTAATTGTTGTTCAGAAGTACCTCATCAAGTACTTAAAATAATGCTTGGAATATATGCTGAAGGAGACATCACTAGAGCATCCGTTTTAGATGTAAGAAAAGGACATGTACTAACCTGAATCTTTATTTTGTAACAATAGTAATTTTAGCAGTGTTAAAACTTGAtaagcacacacacacatatttatacttaaacttattatttacattttagttaaataaaataatttttgtattcttaacaaactaatttataaaataaaagtaatattttaatattaacttaattatgaaataaaaatgttaattaaatattGTGCGGCATGTAATCGATGAAAAAGActattaaaagataatataattttcaattataaaatataataaatatataattatatatctgTGTATAATTTAGTCAAAGATTACATTGGCcttataatatatttacattcacaaaaatttgtgaataattattcaaatatatttaatagataaaaatcTTATTTGTGGCTATCCATTAAATCTGAATTGTCATCCCTAAATATCAATTAGTTTTGCTGGTGAGGACAGCCTGGACattatataaactataaagGACAACGGTTAATTAAACTCTAAACTCAGGGCTACCTTTCAAAATGGAGAGCTAGTTGCCTATGAATGAGTAGTTGATTAATTAAATGGTAAAGGGATATAATAGTTACTTTAATTTGTGTCAAACTGATCAACCCATATTTGGGAGTGCTCTAGCAGGTTTATCGGTGAGGTTAGAACATTAGTGTCCAAGTATACAACCCGATTCTTCagccttttcttttgattttttccttttgtttctcGGGACCCGGgttgtttcttttcttgttttttctttctcggATGCTCACATGCTAATATATAATACTATTATATTATGCCAATTAACtaattagtatattaataacaatatttataGGCATGCACTGATGGGCAGTtttattttaacacaaaaataattaaaatcaaacatgCACCAAATAGAAATCACGACGTATACAGCTCAACCGGTTAATGAGATGAATGTAATTAAGGATATGGCAAGCGTGTTAGTCTCTTCAGGGCAAGAAATTACATTTAAtcgtattatttaatttatgaaaataattaagttaaaaaaacataactacAGTTGACATAATTACGTGTTAATTTCACATCATATAGTAACTCTTGTTTAGGATGCATATATGTCAATAATTTCGTTTATGCTTTTGATCTTGCATTGCTAGCTAGGGTTGATGAGCGAGTTAGCTGTTAAACATAAAGCAATATATTTGTGGGCATAGGAAACATTTTAGAGGATCATGTTAAGTTAAATAGCGCAGGTAAAATCTATaaccctaaaaaaaaattaagaaactatAACACCGGAGACacggagaaaaaaaaatagtaaagaaaAAGCAAATGACGATATGATTCTCTTTGACAAGctttagtaatttaaaaaatcaagtaTATCAGTTTACTAACACAATTTACGAAACCTCATAAACAACTTTTTAATCATTTGACTGCTTCTAGGTTCTGAGATGGAAAAGTATCAAGCAAGTTAATTAGTGCATGACTATTTCATCGaaagttattaaatataatattttcgtTGCTCACTTCTCCAATTATATAAGCCAGTTCCCTCTTCAacctttcaagtttcaatttgGATTTTGGAACACAGTTTATCTGTTGAGACTTCAGCAATTAAGTCCAAAAATATGTCTTAGGTATTACTGTGGAAAACAACTTCGTATTAAATCcacaaaaacaatttatttgtaTCAATACAGGGATAAGATAAAAACAGGCCGAGCAAAAAACCATTTAATTAAGTCCTTTTTTCACTGGGACCATTTAATTAAGTCCTAACAAGCCCAAATTAATTGTCGTATCTTGTAATTAATTAAGCATTCCCGTTGAAGAGACAATATTTTACatgattattttcttaatttttttatcccaaTAGATAAACCTAGCTACCTGTAACAGTGCAGAAGGGCACGtgctctcaatttttttaatattattatagcattatattttcaattaagttttgttcttttttactttaatttttcatcattcttattttttgagtaaattacattttatctttatgtaatttctcattttctccAAATATATATCCCTATACTTTTTGGTCTCAATTCTATTGTACTTTCTTTTATATAcctattatttttatagatCATGTATTTATTCATACAAGTTAACTTCTATACTAACTTTAGatgaatttgtttaaacttaaaaaacataattttaaaataatttttttgtatataagtaatttttataaaataaataagatttattttttaaaataaatagaaaattattttttaagtataaacaACTTATACAAACACACTAATtgcttatttattaaaataaatatgtatttcaataaataaatttaaacaaattattatttaatttatttttttgtattaagtTGATTTGACGAATAGCTGCTCAATCGTGTTCCATGCGATTCTTAGCTGCTCATTATATAATTGGATATCTCTCGAGTTCCTGTTACCTTATTATAACACTTGTTTGATGTATTAACTTATTTTAGTTGTTTCTAATTTATTTCCATAATTTACTTAAACTATTATagcttatatgaaaaaaaaattctttacatTTTTATGCTCATCAATTTACTCAAAATTTATTCctactttttaatttagaattataaataaaagtgaaataacctttttattttaactagtattattaaaaaaatatacatatattttcaaattttaaaaatattaatttatttcaatatattatcattttttgtgagaaaaaaaagtaaaaaaatacaattataattaacttaaacaACAGATTTATGAGTTTTAAATCTGATGAACTcaacttcatatatatatatatattaattgtctATTTCTATATGCCATGTGTGAGATTGtgtattacaaaaattaaaaataataataattgtctaattttatgttttttgaatgCTAATTATGAGTTGCAAAATACTTTtgtgtatataatatatatgaagaCTGAGTCTAACATTTACAAGTGGGATTGGTGTTGTACCGTGCTCAAATTACTGTAAACCGTCAGATGTCCTTTGTGAAAATGTGTGGTTATCATTTCACTAAATATGCTGCATGTAATGCTACCTAATACTAACCTTggtttttattaagaaaagtaTATAGAAAAAGTCACATGGGCCCAGCTCACTATTCCCAAGTTCTGCGTACGCTCTCTATGTTCGAATCTCCCTGTTACATTCCAATTTTTAGGAACTTTgtttcataatataaaaaaaaatagtgatatataacatgttattttttagataaattaagTGATATGTAATACTACCGGCGGGTAGTatgtttttcaaaatcatttttctgataaacttatatttttaaatcattttttctttttttaaagaaaatataatttaattaaataagcttatattgtttaaattgattttttaatagtCAAATAATTTGctaaacattttatatttttcaatattcatcttatattatatcctaaaatattttcaatgaaatataaaaaataaagtaaaataaaacttttaagtaTACATTATACTTTCATTAAGTTAATTAGTATAATGgttaaaatatcttaaagtaaaatattaaaaataatagaaaaataatgtgaatagagtaatattttgatttttttaattaattttaaactcttggaattttttttatttattataattttttcatattaagtattttactattaatcttattttatatttaagacatttttaatcaagtttaattaaaaaaaatataaacttaaatagacattatacttttattctatttaaaggataaaaaagaaataaaataaactaaaacctACCTTAAATAAATTGCTATAAACATGACTCTAGTATGCTTTTTGTAAAAtactagtttttaattttttttttattttccttttaaatatGGTTGACATCTAGTTTTATCATTGACTTGATCGAAGTAGTGAGTCAGTGGCCCAATCATGGGTCAGTAATTGGTCCAGTTTGACtcgatatatattaaaaaattcaaataataattcaataacaCAATTATAGAAGTCCatgaaaaagttttgaaataaaaacacaatACTAAAAAAGGCAAAATTTATAAGTCAATTATAGGTTCCAAGGgaatatcaaattattttaacatcttatttttcctattttacaAGTGGTTATGGTCAAATGTATCTACAACATTGTGcaaattaattacttaattagcACATGAGAGTGTCACTAACTAGAGAGACTGATTATTCCATTAGAGATTGCAAGTATAGTACACACCCCTTCTTCTTCCAGAAGCAGCTTAGCAAACctcttcttcatcattttcacttTTGCAAAATGCAATTGCTCTTCAAATTCAACACTACCATTCAATTAAAAGGCAAAAAAAGATATTTGAGtaaaagggagagaaagagtATCCGACAAATCGAGGTCACGCTTGTGATCCCAAACAACGACGTCTTTGCTGCCAATGACGGGAAGCATTACTTGTGCCGACAAGAAGTTAAAGTGAGAGACAACATGTCGTGGCACGGTTGGTAGAGTTGGAAGCTCCTTCGATGTTGAAGCAGCATGCAAAGAAGTTGTTGCAGCTCTCGATTTAGAGCTtttttggagttttttttttatacaaaaaaccAAGTCCGGGTTTCAAAAACTAGTC comes from the Glycine soja cultivar W05 chromosome 6, ASM419377v2, whole genome shotgun sequence genome and includes:
- the LOC114415161 gene encoding GATA transcription factor 12-like translates to MEAQEFFQNTFCPQFPSGTNITPSNANPSAATADHFLVEDFFDFSNDDNDATAVTDATFDSLPTDVDSPNVTPLDSTTKNSNLPSSSSADAHFSGDLSVPYDDLAELEWLSKFAEESFSSEDLQKLQLISGVRAQNDAASSETRDPNPVMFNPQVSVRGKARSKRTRGPPCNWTSRLVVLSPNTTSSSSNSDAGKKPATPRRREAAFAEGGSEGRKCLHCATDKTPQWRTGPMGPKTLCNACGVRYKSGRLVPEYRPAASPTFVLTKHSNSHRKVLELRRQKEMVKVQQHQFLQLHQQNMMFDVPSSNGEDYLIHQHVGPDYTHLI